One part of the Nostoc sp. PCC 7120 = FACHB-418 genome encodes these proteins:
- the ispF gene encoding 2-C-methyl-D-erythritol 2,4-cyclodiphosphate synthase: protein MTMSIRIGNGYDIHRLVSDRALILGGVHIPHELGLLGHSDADVLTHAIMDAMLGALSLGDIGHYFPPTDPQWAGADSLVLLSQVNELIRTQGWRIGNIDSVVVAERPKLKPHIKTMRDKLADILQLEPNQIGVKATTNEKLGPVGREEGICAYAVVLLVSSDEIS from the coding sequence ATGACTATGAGTATAAGAATTGGTAACGGCTACGATATTCACAGATTAGTGAGCGATCGCGCTTTGATTTTGGGTGGTGTCCACATTCCCCATGAACTTGGTTTATTGGGGCATAGTGATGCTGATGTCCTCACTCACGCCATTATGGATGCCATGTTGGGGGCATTATCTTTGGGGGATATTGGTCATTATTTCCCCCCCACTGATCCCCAATGGGCTGGGGCAGATAGTTTAGTTTTGTTAAGTCAGGTAAATGAGTTAATCCGCACTCAAGGTTGGCGTATAGGTAACATTGACTCGGTAGTAGTTGCAGAACGTCCAAAATTGAAACCACACATTAAAACCATGCGTGACAAACTAGCCGATATTTTGCAATTAGAACCAAATCAAATTGGTGTCAAAGCTACAACTAATGAGAAATTAGGGCCTGTGGGACGAGAAGAGGGTATTTGTGCTTATGCTGTTGTCTTGCTGGTAAGTTCTGATGAGATTAGTTAA
- a CDS encoding ABC transporter substrate-binding protein, translating to MPYTNNLISLIKRFWILIILAAFTAVTVAACNPSNFRSSAAQIPQLVTSILSDPKTFNYPLSSESPNVFGLIYEGLISENYDTGEVEPALAESWTISEDKLKIVFTLREGLKWSDGQPLTVDDVVFTYNDIYFNEAIPTDIRDIMRIGESRKLPTVRKVDTRRVEFAVPEPFAPFLRSATGAAILPAHALRESIKTKDSEGKPTFLQKWGVDTPPDQIVVNGLYKLERYDTSERVVFRRNPYYWRKGPKGESQPYIERLVWQIVESTDTSLLQFRSGGLDSIGVSPDYFSLLKVQEKQGNFKIYNGGPAAGTTFILFNLNKGKRDGKPLVDPVKSRWFNTVEFRQAVAYAVDRQTMINNIYRGLGQTQNSPISVQSPYYLSPEEGLKVYDYNLEKAKQLLLKTGFKYNAQNQLLDSEGNRVRFTLLTNAGNKIREAMGSQIKQDLSKIGIQVDFTPLAWNTYTDKLANTLDWEASMLGLTGGLEPNDGANVWNPEGGLHMFNQKPQAGQKPITGWEVAPWEAKIGQLYIQGARELDETKRKAIYAETQKITQENLPFIYLVNPYSLSAVRDRFAGIRFSALGGAFWNLYEIKIVK from the coding sequence ATGCCATATACAAATAATCTCATTTCCTTAATTAAGCGTTTTTGGATACTCATAATTCTGGCTGCATTTACAGCAGTTACAGTTGCAGCTTGTAACCCATCTAACTTTAGAAGCTCGGCTGCTCAGATACCGCAATTAGTAACTAGTATTCTCAGTGATCCTAAAACATTCAACTATCCTTTAAGTTCGGAATCACCTAATGTTTTTGGGTTGATTTATGAGGGGTTAATTAGCGAAAATTATGATACTGGTGAAGTCGAGCCAGCTTTAGCAGAATCTTGGACGATTTCTGAAGATAAATTAAAAATTGTTTTTACTCTTCGTGAGGGTTTAAAGTGGTCGGATGGGCAACCACTAACTGTAGATGATGTTGTATTTACTTACAATGACATTTACTTTAACGAAGCCATTCCTACAGATATCAGAGATATTATGAGGATTGGTGAAAGTCGGAAATTGCCAACTGTGAGAAAAGTTGATACTCGTCGAGTTGAGTTTGCTGTTCCCGAACCGTTCGCGCCTTTTTTACGCAGTGCGACAGGTGCGGCAATCTTACCAGCCCATGCACTACGAGAATCTATAAAAACCAAAGATAGTGAGGGTAAGCCCACGTTTTTACAAAAATGGGGGGTAGATACACCGCCAGACCAAATTGTCGTGAATGGTTTGTACAAATTGGAGCGTTATGACACCAGTGAACGTGTAGTTTTCCGACGCAATCCTTACTATTGGCGTAAAGGCCCAAAAGGTGAATCTCAACCTTATATTGAACGATTGGTCTGGCAAATTGTCGAATCAACAGATACCTCGTTACTACAGTTTCGTTCTGGTGGTTTGGATAGTATTGGTGTTTCCCCAGACTACTTTTCTCTGCTGAAGGTGCAAGAAAAGCAAGGTAATTTTAAGATATATAATGGCGGCCCGGCGGCTGGGACAACTTTTATATTGTTTAACTTGAATAAGGGTAAAAGAGACGGTAAACCATTAGTTGATCCGGTAAAATCCCGTTGGTTTAATACAGTAGAGTTTCGTCAAGCTGTGGCTTATGCAGTTGACCGCCAAACGATGATTAATAATATTTATCGGGGTTTGGGTCAAACGCAAAATTCCCCAATTTCTGTACAAAGTCCTTATTATCTGTCGCCCGAAGAAGGGTTAAAGGTTTACGATTACAATTTAGAAAAAGCCAAGCAATTGTTATTGAAAACGGGCTTTAAATATAATGCTCAAAATCAGTTATTAGACTCTGAAGGTAATCGAGTCCGCTTTACACTGCTGACGAATGCTGGTAACAAAATTCGTGAGGCAATGGGGTCACAGATTAAACAAGATTTGAGCAAAATCGGCATACAGGTAGATTTTACACCCTTGGCATGGAATACTTATACAGACAAGCTGGCGAATACTTTAGATTGGGAAGCTTCCATGCTGGGTTTGACTGGCGGTTTAGAACCAAATGATGGTGCTAATGTCTGGAATCCTGAAGGCGGATTACATATGTTTAACCAAAAGCCCCAAGCAGGACAAAAGCCCATTACAGGTTGGGAAGTAGCACCGTGGGAAGCGAAAATCGGTCAACTCTACATTCAAGGTGCTAGAGAGTTAGACGAAACCAAACGTAAAGCAATCTATGCCGAAACCCAAAAAATCACTCAAGAGAACTTACCATTCATTTACTTGGTAAATCCATATTCATTATCCGCAGTACGCGATCGCTTTGCAGGTATTCGCTTCTCAGCACTAGGTGGCGCATTCTGGAACTTGTACGAAATCAAAATAGTTAAGTAG
- the larB gene encoding nickel pincer cofactor biosynthesis protein LarB, translating to MTQPEALRSLLEAVANGKVTPDKALHSLKDLAYEPVGEFAKIDNHRHLRTGFPEVIWGPGKTPEQIVQIMEVMRQRNPVVMATRIEPSVYTLLQPKIRDLRYYELARICAIIPPTIEPRFAGIISILSAGTADLPVAEEAAVTAELSGFRVQRLWDVGVAGIHRLLSNRHLIESASVLIVVAGMEGALPSVVAGLASCPVIAVPTSVGYGASFGGLAPLLTMLNSCAAGVGVVNIDNGFGAAVLAGQILRTAEKLRLASQES from the coding sequence GTGACTCAACCTGAAGCTTTGCGATCGCTCCTAGAGGCGGTTGCCAATGGTAAAGTTACCCCAGATAAGGCTTTACACTCTCTCAAAGACTTAGCCTATGAACCTGTGGGTGAGTTTGCCAAAATTGATAATCACCGTCATCTGAGAACTGGTTTCCCAGAAGTAATTTGGGGGCCAGGTAAAACACCAGAACAAATTGTGCAGATTATGGAGGTGATGCGTCAGCGCAATCCGGTAGTGATGGCTACCCGCATTGAACCAAGCGTTTATACTCTATTGCAACCAAAAATTAGAGATTTACGTTACTACGAATTGGCAAGAATTTGCGCTATCATTCCGCCGACTATCGAACCACGCTTTGCAGGAATTATCAGTATTCTTTCTGCGGGTACTGCTGACTTACCCGTGGCTGAGGAAGCAGCCGTGACAGCCGAACTGTCTGGTTTTCGTGTACAGCGTCTTTGGGATGTGGGTGTTGCAGGGATTCATCGCTTGCTGAGTAATCGCCATCTGATTGAATCAGCATCAGTGTTGATTGTCGTCGCGGGGATGGAAGGCGCGTTACCCAGTGTGGTGGCTGGTTTAGCTAGTTGTCCTGTAATTGCTGTGCCTACTAGTGTGGGTTATGGTGCTAGTTTTGGCGGTTTAGCACCTTTATTGACAATGCTCAATTCATGTGCAGCTGGTGTAGGCGTAGTCAATATAGATAATGGTTTTGGTGCAGCCGTGTTGGCTGGGCAAATTTTGCGGACAGCCGAGAAATTGCGGTTGGCATCACAAGAATCTTGA
- the argH gene encoding argininosuccinate lyase: MTEKQTWSQRFESALHPAIALFNASISFDIELIEYDLTGSQAHAQMLAHTGIISPAEGEQLVAGLEQIREEYRQGKFQPGIDAEDVHFAVERRLTEIVGDVGKKLHTARSRNDQVGTDTRLYLRDQILQIKTQLREFQRVLLDIAEKNVETLIPGYTHLQRAQPVSLAHHLLAYFQMAQRDWERLGDVYRRVNISPLGCGALAGTTFPIDRHYTAELLQFERIYENSLDGVSDRDFAIEFLCAASLIMVHLSRLSEEIILWASEEFRFVILKDSCATGSSIMPQKKNPDVPELVRGKTGRVFGHLQAMLVIMKGLPLAYNKDLQEDKEGLFDSVNTVKACLEAMTILLQEGLEFRTQRLAEAVTQDFSNATDVADYLAARGVPFREAYNIVGKVVKTSIAAGKLLKDLTLEEWQQIHPKFADDIYEAISPRQVVAARNSYGGTGFAQVSKAVSAARKEIGE; this comes from the coding sequence ATGACCGAAAAACAAACTTGGAGTCAGCGATTTGAATCTGCTCTACATCCAGCGATCGCTCTTTTTAATGCCAGTATAAGTTTTGACATAGAATTAATAGAATACGACCTTACAGGCTCTCAAGCTCATGCCCAGATGTTGGCGCATACGGGGATTATTTCGCCGGCAGAAGGAGAACAACTAGTTGCAGGTTTAGAACAAATTCGTGAAGAATATCGCCAGGGCAAATTTCAACCTGGTATCGATGCGGAAGATGTCCACTTTGCAGTTGAGCGACGGTTAACAGAAATTGTTGGAGATGTAGGTAAGAAATTACATACTGCGCGATCGCGTAATGATCAAGTCGGTACGGATACAAGACTTTACCTACGTGACCAAATTTTACAAATCAAAACCCAATTACGGGAATTTCAACGGGTCTTATTAGATATAGCTGAAAAAAACGTGGAAACTCTAATTCCTGGTTACACTCACCTACAACGCGCCCAGCCTGTGAGTTTAGCTCATCACTTGTTGGCTTACTTCCAAATGGCACAACGGGACTGGGAACGCTTAGGGGATGTTTATCGCCGGGTGAATATTTCGCCTTTGGGGTGTGGTGCTTTAGCTGGTACGACTTTTCCCATTGACCGCCACTACACAGCCGAATTGTTGCAGTTTGAGCGTATTTACGAGAATAGCTTGGATGGAGTGAGCGATCGCGATTTTGCCATTGAATTTTTGTGTGCGGCTAGTCTGATTATGGTTCACCTCAGCCGTCTTTCTGAAGAAATTATTCTTTGGGCATCGGAAGAATTTCGCTTCGTCATCCTCAAAGATAGTTGTGCAACAGGTTCCAGCATTATGCCCCAAAAGAAAAACCCCGACGTACCGGAATTAGTCAGGGGAAAAACTGGGCGTGTATTTGGTCATCTCCAAGCAATGTTGGTAATCATGAAAGGATTACCCTTGGCATATAACAAAGACCTGCAAGAAGACAAAGAAGGTTTATTTGACAGCGTTAACACAGTTAAGGCTTGTCTGGAAGCCATGACAATCTTGCTACAGGAAGGCTTGGAATTTCGGACTCAGCGCCTAGCTGAAGCTGTCACACAAGATTTTTCTAACGCTACCGATGTCGCAGATTATCTAGCAGCCAGGGGTGTTCCCTTCCGCGAAGCTTATAATATCGTGGGTAAAGTCGTTAAAACCAGTATTGCTGCTGGCAAACTTTTAAAGGATTTAACCTTAGAAGAATGGCAACAAATACACCCAAAATTTGCCGACGATATTTATGAAGCCATCTCCCCTCGTCAAGTTGTAGCTGCACGTAACAGTTACGGTGGTACTGGTTTTGCCCAGGTGAGTAAAGCCGTCAGCGCGGCGCGTAAGGAAATTGGAGAATAG
- a CDS encoding diflavin flavoprotein, giving the protein MSQTKPRDVQVLPIGTNTTVLRSRSWTRLRFEIEYALAKGTTANSYLIQGDKLALIDPPGETFTQIYLDALQKRLDVTEINYVILGHINPNRAATLKALLEIAPQITFVCSNPGAINLRGVLENPDLPMLIMRGEETLDLGKGHNLQFIPTPNPRYADELCTYDPQTEILYTDKLFGAHICGDQVFDEGWATINEDRRYYYDCLMAPHARQVETALDKLADFPTRLYATGHGPLVRYGLIELTHAYREWSQQQTSADLTVALIYASAYGNTATLAQAIARGITKAGVAVESINCEFADPEEIRAAVEKSAGFVMGSPTLGGHAPTPVQTALGIVLSTATNNKLAGVFGSFGWSGEAVDLIESKLKDAGYRFGFDSIRVKFKPNEVTLQMCEEAGTDFAQALKKARKVRTQSVPATNVEQAVGRIVGSLCVVTAKQGEISSAMLASWVAQASFNPPGLTIAVAKDRAVETLTHTGNKFVLNVLKEGNHLGLMKHFLKPFGPAQDRFADVATAEAENGSPVLQDALAYLECSVQNRMESGDHWLVYATVENGKVLNQDGVTAVHHRKSGNHY; this is encoded by the coding sequence ATGTCACAAACCAAACCACGAGACGTTCAAGTCCTACCCATTGGTACAAATACTACAGTACTGCGATCGCGCAGTTGGACAAGATTAAGATTTGAAATTGAGTATGCTTTAGCTAAGGGAACCACGGCTAACTCTTATTTAATCCAAGGTGATAAGCTGGCTCTGATTGACCCGCCAGGGGAAACCTTCACGCAGATTTATCTGGATGCGTTGCAGAAACGACTAGATGTCACAGAAATCAATTATGTTATTCTCGGTCACATTAACCCCAACCGTGCGGCTACCTTAAAAGCTTTACTAGAAATAGCACCACAAATTACCTTTGTCTGTTCTAATCCAGGGGCGATTAATTTGCGTGGGGTGCTAGAAAACCCGGATTTACCAATGCTGATTATGCGGGGTGAGGAAACCCTCGATTTAGGGAAAGGGCATAATTTACAATTCATCCCCACACCTAACCCCCGCTACGCCGATGAATTATGTACCTACGACCCCCAAACCGAAATTCTCTATACAGATAAGCTATTTGGGGCGCATATTTGCGGCGACCAAGTATTTGATGAAGGTTGGGCAACAATCAACGAAGACCGCCGTTACTATTATGATTGCTTGATGGCTCCCCATGCCAGGCAAGTGGAAACAGCTTTAGATAAACTTGCCGATTTCCCTACACGCTTGTATGCAACTGGTCACGGCCCCTTGGTGCGTTACGGCTTAATTGAACTTACCCACGCCTACCGCGAATGGAGTCAACAACAAACCTCTGCTGACTTGACAGTCGCATTGATTTATGCGTCAGCTTATGGAAACACAGCGACATTGGCACAGGCGATCGCTCGTGGTATTACTAAAGCTGGTGTCGCGGTAGAATCAATTAACTGTGAATTTGCCGACCCGGAAGAAATTCGCGCCGCAGTCGAAAAATCTGCTGGTTTTGTTATGGGTTCCCCCACCCTTGGCGGTCATGCACCCACACCAGTGCAAACAGCTTTAGGTATAGTTTTATCAACCGCCACCAATAACAAATTAGCTGGCGTGTTTGGTTCCTTTGGCTGGAGTGGTGAAGCGGTTGATTTAATTGAAAGTAAACTCAAAGATGCCGGTTATAGATTTGGTTTTGACTCTATTCGCGTCAAATTCAAACCCAACGAAGTCACCTTGCAAATGTGCGAAGAAGCCGGAACCGACTTTGCCCAAGCCTTGAAGAAAGCCAGGAAAGTCCGGACTCAAAGTGTACCAGCCACAAATGTAGAACAAGCCGTGGGACGAATAGTCGGGTCACTTTGCGTTGTTACCGCCAAGCAAGGGGAAATATCCAGCGCCATGTTAGCCTCTTGGGTGGCTCAAGCCAGCTTTAATCCGCCTGGCTTAACCATCGCCGTTGCCAAAGACCGTGCAGTAGAAACGCTGACCCATACCGGGAATAAATTTGTTCTCAATGTTCTAAAAGAGGGTAATCACCTGGGATTGATGAAACACTTTCTCAAACCATTCGGCCCCGCACAAGATAGATTCGCTGATGTGGCGACAGCCGAAGCTGAAAACGGTAGTCCTGTACTGCAAGATGCTCTAGCATATTTGGAATGTTCAGTCCAAAACCGTATGGAATCAGGCGACCACTGGCTGGTTTATGCAACTGTAGAAAATGGCAAAGTCCTAAATCAGGACGGTGTTACAGCCGTGCATCATCGCAAATCAGGTAACCATTATTAA
- a CDS encoding HEAT repeat domain-containing protein encodes MCCEIIAERRKLTTNPLTSTEGVTLQVDDVYVPLGLVERKKQPKPQGDISPEQGSELYKETEITKTFEHDAFLEEVLKQKNTPKSQGKRIAIIGEPGAGKTTLLQQIANWVSREIPQSIVIWVSLADLRGKELKSYLLETWLTQVAEKVDKAEATKQLKENFVALFKQDNVWLLLDGLDEMSASNPLTEIARQFREAGLISQARIVLTCRVNLWDGSINALDDFDTYRSLDFSYPEQVEKFIHRWFAAIPETGKQLCTALKESGKERIQDLVKNPLRLTLLCLNWQSGDGKLPDTQAGLYQQFVNDFYKWKKEEFATTSDQHQQLNIKLGELAKAAIDKEATRFRLRQDFVSRFLGDAEDEKSLLKLALNHGWLNRVGIDTNRKPVYAFFHASFQEYFAAKAINDWHFFLNHVPNTPNQGTYRIFEPRWKQTILLWLGREEENLKWQKQQFINALVSFKDRCGKRNREDIDKGFYEYRAYFLAAAGIAEFKGSYRDNEIVAQIVKWSFGYLDKKKEWSSFPKAIEEEARSTLQKINRTKAIAALLQLLQSKNVKNYTRWQVAESLGKIGKGNEIAITALLQLLQSNNVDNGIRWQAAESLGKIGIGNEKAIATLLQLLQSKNVDDLTRSLAAHSLGQINPGDEIAIAVLLQLVRSKNVAVLTRSLAAHSLGQIDPGNEFAIAALVQLLQSNNLDDDTRSQVVYSLGQIDPGNEIAIAALVQVLQSPDVDKYTRMSAASSLGKIDPGNKEAIAALLQLLQSKSVGDFTRSLAPDSLGQIATGNENAIAALMELLQSTTVDDYTRRLAASSLGKIGIGNENAIAALIQLLQSKSVDDLTRWQAAKSLGQIGAGNEKAIAALVKLLQSNNLDDSTCQRVAESLEKIDPGNENAITALVKLLQSKNVKNYTRRQAAESLGKIGTGNGKAITALMLVVLLNHVDDDTRSQAAFSLGKILQDNKYFFEAVKTLSGYRRLYGDNYDLAWECAQNMPYSKFYQAWHQHDITTRTMQSLKQILFRII; translated from the coding sequence ATCTGTTGTGAAATAATTGCAGAACGGCGCAAGCTGACTACAAATCCTCTGACATCAACGGAAGGCGTAACGCTCCAAGTTGATGATGTTTATGTACCACTGGGATTAGTTGAGCGTAAAAAACAGCCTAAGCCTCAAGGTGATATTTCTCCAGAACAGGGTTCAGAACTGTACAAGGAGACAGAAATCACCAAAACATTTGAGCATGATGCTTTTTTAGAAGAAGTTCTCAAACAGAAGAACACGCCTAAAAGTCAAGGTAAGCGAATTGCAATTATTGGTGAACCAGGTGCAGGAAAGACAACACTCTTACAGCAGATTGCTAATTGGGTATCTCGTGAGATTCCCCAGTCGATTGTCATTTGGGTATCTTTAGCAGATTTGCGAGGAAAGGAACTCAAATCTTATCTGTTGGAAACTTGGTTGACTCAGGTGGCTGAGAAAGTAGATAAAGCTGAAGCCACTAAGCAACTAAAGGAGAATTTTGTTGCTTTATTTAAGCAAGATAATGTGTGGCTGCTGCTAGATGGGTTAGATGAAATGTCTGCATCTAATCCTCTAACAGAGATTGCACGGCAATTTCGTGAAGCAGGGTTAATTTCTCAAGCGCGAATTGTGCTGACTTGTCGAGTTAATCTGTGGGATGGCAGCATTAATGCACTTGATGATTTTGATACCTATCGCAGTTTAGATTTTTCTTATCCAGAACAGGTAGAGAAATTTATTCACAGATGGTTCGCTGCTATTCCCGAAACTGGAAAGCAGTTATGCACTGCTCTAAAAGAATCAGGTAAAGAACGGATTCAGGATTTAGTAAAAAATCCTTTGCGGTTGACGCTGCTGTGTTTAAATTGGCAATCAGGAGATGGCAAATTACCCGATACTCAAGCGGGACTCTATCAGCAATTTGTTAATGACTTCTACAAGTGGAAAAAAGAGGAATTTGCTACAACATCTGACCAGCATCAGCAACTCAATATCAAACTAGGGGAATTGGCTAAAGCAGCAATAGATAAAGAAGCAACCCGTTTTCGATTGCGGCAGGATTTTGTTAGTCGGTTTTTGGGAGATGCTGAAGATGAAAAATCACTGCTGAAATTGGCACTAAATCACGGCTGGCTGAACCGTGTAGGGATAGATACAAATAGAAAACCTGTTTACGCTTTCTTTCATGCTTCATTTCAAGAGTACTTTGCTGCTAAAGCTATCAATGACTGGCATTTCTTTCTCAACCACGTTCCTAATACTCCCAATCAAGGAACTTATCGCATTTTTGAACCGCGATGGAAGCAAACAATATTACTTTGGTTAGGGCGAGAAGAGGAAAACCTCAAATGGCAAAAACAACAGTTTATCAATGCTTTAGTTAGTTTTAAAGATAGATGTGGCAAGCGGAATAGAGAAGATATAGATAAAGGATTTTATGAATATCGCGCCTATTTTTTAGCCGCCGCAGGAATTGCAGAGTTTAAAGGTTCTTATAGAGACAATGAAATAGTAGCGCAAATTGTCAAGTGGAGCTTTGGTTATTTAGATAAAAAGAAAGAGTGGAGCAGCTTTCCCAAAGCAATTGAAGAGGAAGCTAGATCAACATTACAAAAAATCAACCGTACAAAAGCGATCGCAGCTTTGTTGCAACTCCTGCAATCAAAGAATGTGAAAAACTACACCCGTTGGCAGGTGGCAGAAAGCTTAGGGAAAATCGGCAAAGGCAATGAAATTGCGATTACAGCTTTGTTGCAACTTCTGCAATCAAATAATGTGGATAACGGCATCCGTTGGCAGGCAGCAGAAAGTTTAGGGAAAATCGGCATAGGTAATGAAAAAGCGATCGCAACTTTGTTGCAACTCCTGCAATCAAAGAATGTGGATGACTTGACTCGTAGCCTAGCAGCACATAGCTTAGGGCAAATCAACCCTGGCGATGAAATTGCCATCGCCGTCTTGCTACAACTGGTGCGATCAAAGAATGTGGCTGTGTTGACTCGTAGCCTAGCAGCACATAGCTTAGGTCAAATCGACCCAGGCAATGAATTTGCAATCGCTGCTTTAGTGCAACTACTGCAATCAAATAATCTGGATGACGACACCCGTAGTCAGGTAGTATACAGCTTAGGTCAAATCGACCCAGGCAATGAAATTGCAATCGCTGCTTTAGTGCAAGTGCTGCAATCACCTGATGTAGATAAATACACCCGTATGTCCGCAGCATCAAGCTTAGGGAAAATCGACCCAGGCAATAAAGAAGCGATCGCTGCTTTATTGCAACTGCTGCAATCAAAAAGTGTGGGTGACTTCACTCGTAGCCTAGCACCAGATAGCTTAGGGCAAATCGCCACAGGCAATGAAAATGCGATCGCCGCCTTGATGGAACTGCTGCAATCAACTACTGTAGATGACTACACCCGTAGGCTGGCAGCATCAAGCTTAGGGAAAATCGGCATAGGCAATGAAAATGCGATCGCCGCCTTGATACAACTGCTGCAATCAAAAAGTGTGGATGACTTGACGCGTTGGCAGGCAGCAAAAAGCTTAGGGCAAATCGGCGCAGGCAATGAAAAGGCGATCGCTGCTTTGGTAAAATTGCTGCAATCAAATAATCTGGATGACTCGACCTGCCAACGGGTAGCAGAAAGCTTAGAAAAAATCGACCCAGGCAATGAAAATGCGATCACTGCTTTGGTAAAATTGCTGCAATCAAAAAATGTGAAAAATTACACCCGTAGACAAGCAGCAGAAAGCTTAGGGAAAATTGGCACAGGTAATGGAAAAGCGATCACTGCCTTGATGCTAGTCGTACTATTAAATCATGTGGATGACGACACCCGTAGTCAGGCTGCATTTAGCTTAGGGAAAATTCTACAAGACAATAAGTATTTCTTTGAGGCAGTCAAAACTTTAAGTGGTTATCGGCGATTGTATGGTGATAACTACGATTTAGCCTGGGAATGCGCCCAGAATATGCCTTACTCCAAATTCTATCAAGCTTGGCATCAGCATGATATTACTACTCGTACAATGCAAAGCTTAAAGCAAATCCTCTTCAGAATCATTTAA